The following proteins come from a genomic window of Triticum aestivum cultivar Chinese Spring chromosome 6A, IWGSC CS RefSeq v2.1, whole genome shotgun sequence:
- the LOC123131750 gene encoding putative pentatricopeptide repeat-containing protein At3g49142 produces MNRSVCHHLLAQCRSLRELERIHARAVTHGLHPCNQSISCKLFRCYADFGRPAEARRLFGEIPCPDLVSFTSLMSLHLQLNQHHEAMFTFSRAIASGHRPDGFVVVGALSASGGAGDLCAGLGVHGLIFRCGLGSELVVGNALVDMYCRCGRFEGALGVFDEMAVKDEVTWGSMLHGYMKCVGVDSALSFFDRMPVKSMVSWTALVTGHVQAKQPIRALEIFGRMVLEGHRPTHVTIVGVLSACADIGSLDLGRVIHGYGSKFNISTNIIVSNALMDMYAKSGSIEMAFAVFEEVPLKDAFTWTTMISSFTVQGDGIKALELFEDMLRSGIVPNSVTFVSVLSACSHAGLIQQGRELFDKMRRIYNIKPQLEHYGCIVDLLGRGGLLEEAEALIYDMDVEPDTVIWRSLLSACLVHGNDRLAEIAGQEIIKREPGDDGVYVLLWNIYASSDRWKQALDIRKQMLTRKIFKKPGCSWIEVDGGVHEFLVQDKAHDARREIYDTLEGIDRQLKMDLRSSPLEENSLICVDEELLF; encoded by the coding sequence ATGAACAGGAGCGTGTGCCACCACCTGCTCGCCCAGTGCAGATCCCTGCGAGAGCTCGAGAGAATCCACGCCCGGGCCGTCACCCATGGCCTCCACCCGTGTAACCAGTCCATCTCGTGTAAGCTCTTCCGGTGCTACGCCGACTTCGGCCGCCCCGCCGAGGCGCGCCGGCTGTTCGGCGAGATCCCCTGCCCGGACCTCGTCTCCTTCACCAGCCTCATGTCGCTCCACCTCCAGCTAAACCAGCACCATGAGGCCATGTTCACGTTCTCGCGCGCCATCGCCTCCGGTCACCGCCCTGATGGCTTTGTGGTTGTCGGCGCTCTCTCGGCGTCTGGCGGGGCTGGGGATCTTTGTGCTGGTTTGGGGGTGCATGGCCTGATTTTCCGTTGCGGGTTGGGCTCAGAGTTGGTCGTCGGCAATGCTCTGGTTGATATGTATTGCCGGTGCGGGAGGTTTGAGGGCGCGCTAGGGGTGTTTGATGAAATGGCGGTGAAAGACGAGGTCACCTGGGGCAGCATGCTGCATGGGTATATGAAGTGTGTCGGTGTGGACTCAGCGTTGTCCTTCTTTGACCGGATGCCGGTGAAGAGCATGGTTTCCTGGACGGCGTTGGTGACCGGCCATGTTCAGGCCAAGCAGCCTATCCGAGCTCTAGAAATTTTTGGTAGGATGGTGCTGGAAGGTCACCGCCCCACACATGTTACAATTGTAGGTGTGCTGTCTGCTTGCGCTGACATTGGCTCTCTAGATCTTGGGCGTGTCATTCATGGGTATGGAAGTAAATTCAATATCAGCACAAATATAATTGTTAGCAATGCTctgatggacatgtatgcaaagAGTGGAAGTATAGAGATGGCATTTGCCGTGTTCGAAGAAGTGCCCTTGAAGGACGCATTCACATGGACAACCATGATCTCGAGCTTCACTGTCCAGGGTGATGGGATAAAAGCTCTTGAGCTCTTTGAGGACATGCTAAGGTCTGGGATTGTTCCAAATAGTGTCACCTTTGTGTCTGTTTTGTCAGCCTGCAGCCATGCTGGGTTAATACAGCAAGGCAGAGAGTTATTTGATAAAATGCGTAGGATCTACAACATTAAACCGCAGCTTGAGCACTATGGATGCATTGTTGATTTGTTAGGACGGGGTGGGCTACTAGAGGAAGCAGAAGCCCTGATATATGATATGGATGTGGAACCTGATACTGTTATATGGAGGTCACTTCTTAGTGCATGCCTAGTTCATGGCAATGATAGATTGGCTGAGATTGCTGGGCAGGAGATTATAAAGAGAGAACCAGGGGATGATGGGGTTTATGTGCTTCTTTGGAACATATACGCCTCATCAGATAGGTGGAAACAAGCTCTGGATATAAGAAAACAAATGCTGACAAGGAAGATCTTCAAAAAACCAGGGTGTAGTTGGATTGAAGTCGATGGTGGTGTCCATGAATTCTTGGTACAGGACAAGGCACATGATGCTCGAAGGGAAATTTATGACACCTTGGAAGGAATTGATAGGCAGTTAAAGATGGATCTTAGATCatccccactggaagagaactcattAATCTGTGTGGATGAGGAACTCTTATTCTAA
- the LOC123130088 gene encoding probable metal-nicotianamine transporter YSL7, which translates to MESDTCDLSEGMSTERAYEAEPVPSLSETITARSLAVSFVLGVTLTVVAMKISLNSGFLPSLSIPACLLGFYLSRVLIRLLEYMDVSHLPFTRQENTVIQTCVAACTTIAFSGGFGTFLLAMGRKSAGDDSVRYDVNVEEPSIPRMIAFLYLVSFAGIFIIMPFRKVMIIRHQLTFPSGTATAHLINSFNTPHGATQAKLQVSMLFKSLAGSLAWSVFQWFFSAGKDCGFKTFPTFGMEAYRQGFFFDFGMTNVGIGMICPYAITLSMLVGSAVSWGFLWPYIETKEGDWYPADLGSGSLSGIKGYKVFIGVSMILADGLFNFLSIMFRTSRTMTKRRKQPMSSAGGNVNQPFQHLIGEGPDMEQQKTAKSFDERRRAQVFLRDSIPNMVTIGVYILLAALSTAAVPILYRQLHYYHVALVYLMAPLFAFCNVYGFGLTDMNLSSTYAKIAMLLFGSWVGLKDGGVVAGLVACGIMMCTLSNGGDVMQDLKTGYLTLTSPRAVLISELIGTAFGCLINPTVFWVFYKVYKTGGANGGDIPDVPYARVYRGMAMLSVGQEGLPRHSMLLAKIFFMLALALCMLRELASRWEWRVQAYLPSTVAMAVAFFVPPDMAIGMCVGSLVLWLWERTDPVEERMLSSPVASGLICGDGLGSLVSSLLTLTKATAPICIKFLSRGDNEKLDAFLAKMPAT; encoded by the coding sequence ATGGAGTCGGACACATGCGACCTCAGCGAAGGCATGTCGACGGAGCGCGCGTACGAGGCGGAGCCGGTGCCGTCGCTGTCGGAGACCATCACGGCGCGGTCGCTGGCGGTGAGCTTCGTCCTGGGCGTGACGCTCACCGTGGTGGCCATGAAGATCAGCCTCAACTCGGGGTTCCTCCCGTCGCTCAGCATCCCGGCGTGCCTCCTGGGCTTCTACCTCTCGCGCGTGCTCATCCGGCTGCTGGAGTACATGGACGTCTCCCACCTCCCCTTCACCCGCCAGGAGAACACTGTGATCCAGACCTGCGTCGCCGCCTGCACCACCATCGCCttcagcggcggcttcggcaccttCCTCCTGGCCATGGGCCGGAAGTCGGCCGGCGACGACAGCGTCAGGTACGACGTCAACGTGGAGGAGCCGAGCATCCCCCGCATGATCGCCTTCCTCTACCTCGTCAGCTTCGCCGGCATCTTCATCATCATGCCGTTCCGGAAGGTGATGATCATCCGGCACCAGCTGACGTTCCCCAGCGGCACGGCCACGGCGCACCTCATCAACAGCTTCAACACGCCGCACGGCGCCACCCAGGCCAAGCTGCAGGTGTCCATGCTGTTCAAGTCGCTCGCGGGCTCCCTGGCCTGGTCCGTCTTCCAGTGGTTCTTCTCCGCCGGGAAGGACTGCGGCTTCAAGACCTTCCCCACCTTCGGCATGGAGGCCTACAGGCAGGGCTTCTTCTTCGACTTCGGCATGACCAACGTCGGCATCGGCATGATCTGCCCCTACGCGATCACCCTCTCCATGCTCGTCGGGTCCGCCGTGTCCTGGGGCTTCCTCTGGCCCTACATCGAGACCAAGGAGGGGGACTGGTACCCCGCCGACCTCGGCAGCGGCAGCCTCAGCGGCATCAAGGGCTACAAGGTGTTCATCGGCGTCTCCATGATCCTCGCCGACGGCCTCTTCAACTTCCTCTCCATCATGTTCCGGACGTCGCGCACCATGACCAAGCGCCGCAAGCAGCCCATGTCATCCGCCGGCGGCAACGTGAACCAGCCGTTCCAGCACCTCATCGGCGAAGGCCCGGACATGGAGCAGCAGAAGACGGCCAAGAGCTTCGACGAACGCCGCAGGGCGCAGGTCTTCCTCAGGGACAGCATACCCAACATGGTCACCATCGGCGTCTACATCCTCCTCGCCGccctctccaccgccgccgtcccgATACTATACCGGCAGCTGCACTACTACCACGTCGCGCTCGTCTACCTCATGGCGCCCCTCTTCGCCTTCTGCAACGTCTACGGCTTCGGCCTCACTGACATGAACCTGTCCAGCACCTACGCCAAGATCGCCATGCTGCTCTTCGGTTCGTGGGTCGGGCTCAAGGACGGCGGCGTGGTTGCCGGCCTCGTCGCCTGCGGGATCATGATGTGCACGCTCTCCAACGGCGGCGACGTCATGCAGGACCTCAAGACGGGGTACCTCACCCTCACCTCGCCGCGCGCCGTGCTCATCAGCGAGCTCATCGGCACGGCGTTCGGCTGCCTCATCAACCCCACCGTCTTCTGGGTGTTCTACAAGGTGTACAAGACGGGCGGGGCCAACGGCGGCGACATCCCCGACGTGCCCTACGCCAGGGTGTACCGCGGCATGGCCATGCTGAGCGTCGGCCAGGAAGGGCTGCCCAGGCACAGCATGCTCCTCGCCAAGATCTTCTTCATGCTCGCGCTGGCCCTGTGCATGCTCCGGGAGCTGGCTAGCCGCTGGGAGTGGCGCGTGCAGGCGTACCTCCCGAGCACCGTCGCCATGGCCGTGGCCTTCTTCGTGCCGCCGGACATGGCCATCGGCATGTGCGTCGGGAGCCTGGTGCTGTGGCTGTGGGAGCGCACGGACCCTGTTGAGGAGCGGATGCTGTCGTCGCCGGTGGCGTCCGGGCTCATCTGCGGGGACGGGCTCGGCTCGCTCGTGTCGTCGCTGCTCACGCTCACCAAGGCCACGGCGCCCATCTGCATCAAGTTCTTGTCCCGAGGCGACAACGAGAAGTTGGATGCATTCTTGGCAAAGATGCCCGCGACGTAG